The genomic stretch TAAAAACTGACACATAGGCCAGTGGAGCAGGCTAGAGACCATAGACATGAATACCTGTACATccagtcaactgatttttttaaagatttatttttattggaaagttatatatatagagagaggaggagagacagagaggaagatcttccatctgctgattcactccccaagtatttgaagccaagagcacacagcctcttccgagtctcccatgcaggtgcagggtcacaaggctttggaccatcctcaactgctttcccaagccacaagcagggagctggatgggaagcagggctgccaggattagaaccagcgcccatatgaaacCCCAGTGCttgcgaagtgaggactttagccactaggctattgcgtcgGGCCCAGCCAAGTGATTTTTGACAAAGGCTAAACACTGGAAAGAAGATAGTAcaatgtagaagaaaaaaatcagatccCCACCTCTCACCATTCAAACAGCAACTCAAGATGGAGCAAGGATCTGAATATAAGAAGCAAAACTACGAAattgctagaagaaaacatagaggAAAAAGTGCAAGACATTGATATAGCCAATGGTTTGTTTGGATTAGACCCAAAATGCAGACAAGAAAACTAGACAAATTGATCATAACAATCTGAGAAGCTCTGTATAGACAGGGAAGCAATCAATACAGTGAAGTTAATAACCAATgaagtgggagaaaatatttgtaagctaCATATCCACTGATGGATTAATATCCAGACTGTATCAGAAACtgtttgggcagtcctcgactgctttcccaggccacaagtagggaactggatgggaagtggagctgtcaggattagaatcggcgcccacatgggatcctggtgcgttcaacgggaggactttagccgctacgccacaACGCCGGGCCCTATATCAGAAACTCtgaactcaacaacagcaacaataacagcAGTCTGGATAAGAAATGACCAAAAGACCTAAATAGAAAGTTCAGAAAAAGATATACAAAATGACCAATAAACAAACACCTCAGTATCTCTAgccatcaaggaaacacaatgAGACCCTTGTCAGATTGGCTATTACCAAACCCTCACCCCCGTCAGAGTGGCTATTATTCAACTAATGCTGGTAATAACGTGATGAAATGGGGacacactgttggtggaaatgagAGTTAGCGTAACCACTGTGGGAAATAGTATGGAGATTTCTTAATGAACTGGAAACAGacttaccatatgatccagcagtgCCACTACTGAGTATATACTCAAAAAGACACAAACTCGTTGTATCAAAAGATACCTGCTCCACCATGTTTAAAGCAGCACCGTTTACAATAGTAAAGCTACAGAATCAGCTTaagtgtccatcatcagatgaacaaagaaaatgtggcatatatacacaatggaatggTATCAGCCATAAGAAAAAGGATGAAAGACTCATTTTCTGCAATGTAGACGAACCTGGAGGCCATCATGTTAAGTAGGTCAGACAAAggaggaaatactgcatgttctcccCTATCTGAGGGAgcgtgtaaaaaaaaaaaaaaaccctcaatatGCACCAAGAATAGTGAGGCTAGAAGGAGTGGGAGGGAttgacaaatatttgaaaaaggcaGGGAGAAGATGGGTGTGATTGAGACAAATATACTGATATGAGATCTTAATAAAGGAAGTTGGCTGTGGAATGTATGGGAACTCTGTGCTActctgaattttttgttttgtaaattgaaACACTTCTAAATGGAAACTTAGTGTTAAAGAAAGAGACAGCTGCTTCAGGTGGGAGAGAGACAGTAGAACTGAGAGGAATAAGGGAAACTTCTcagaaaaaaactaacatgttctTAGAGTAAACAGTGAACTTGACAATGAGGAGGTAGTCAAGTCTTTAGTCAAGAGTatagaatgaaaacaaatcaaaatatgTTAATTGTGCAGAATTCTAAATAATGTTTTGAGAATGTGGTGCCACCAAGATTATCACTAGGGAATAAGGTGCAGTTCTGGGAGAAGCTGTAGAAGACAGAGAACTTCTTCTAGCTTATCTCACCCTTGGGCTTTCCATTATCTCCTAACCCAGAAACAGGGGAGGGATTTCCAATATCATTTCAAGTCCTCAGGGAGAAGACACAAAGTCTCTGATACTCAGGATTTAAACATTTCCCCTGAGTGTCATGCAGGGGAACAGTGGATGATCTGACCCTTCCACAGTTGACCAAGTTCCATCATTCTCATTGTTAATCCACATTCTGCAGCTGCCTGGCTTCAGGTGCTTGACAGATAGATGCGGAATATACCTCTTGTTGCATGAAAGGTCAGTCTCCTTTTGAGATTTAACAGGCGTAGGGTCTTGGGAATTTCTGTTGAATCCCAAGTCTCCCTTGAGTCTTCTAGGAATTTTCTTCTCACTCTCTAGTGGTCTCCTCATCCTCTGGGTTATCTTTCTCCAGAAATTACCACTGCTAGCCAATGTCTGGCTTAATCTTCCTTTGGGAGCATTTCCATTGCAAGTTAGTTATGCACGAAAGATCTAACATTCAATAACATGGACTGATTATAAACCAATGACTTCTTCAGCTTTCCACTTCCCTGTATTCAGGTGACTGCCTGAATGCAGGGAGgataaattctaaaaacaaaaacaaaaacaaaaacttgtaactttgtatatttgtatataaaaacTACCAGCAAGTAAGTGAAGACATGGCTTCAAATGAAGCATTTTTAAGCCACTAGAGATGAAAGGGACTACTGGTAAGAATGATAAGTCATTTCAGGATATTGGTTGTCTCACAGTACAGAACGTTGAGGACTCCAGGATGATGCAGGGTATTGAActgcaaaaaagagaaagagaaatcttttaaGGTGATCCCCACCCTGCCGGAGATATCAAGGCATTCAGTGCATCCAGGGGCTGATAGGAAGAATTCCTTCCATATTTAGGGATGGGACTTCTTATCCTGCCATTGTAGATATAGGTTGATTTCAATGGAACATTTCACAAGGAGCAATAGAGGAGTATAAGCAGTCCCCTGTGACATGATTGATTCTATCACATTACATTCTACTTCTTATGTTCTGTGTTTTAGTCCAAATGTACCCGTTTACATGCTGCTGTTTTTCATTGAAGATACTCCCTTCTCCTGTTAATATGAATTTTCTAGTGTTTATTTTGGCCATAACTTTTCTCTAAGCTATGATGTTTTTCTTCAATGTGACTCCTTTTCTGTGTCCCTTCTTAATACTCTGTATGCACCTGCAGGATTCCTCCTGTCATCTTAAGAGGCAGTGAGCTACATGAGAGTATCAATAacatcttcttcctctctgaGTTATCAAATAGAGCAGCATATGTAAAAATACAGAGCAAAAGTTAATGACTttactgatttaaaaacaaaacaaaacattttccgTTGCTGAATGGAGAAGAGGTTGACTGAATCTCTAATGAGGAAGACCACGGAACCACTTTATCCTAGACATAAGGTACAAAAATGCCCCTACTTGTACTTATATCAGGGATGAGTGAGAAATGATACGAGCCTAATATTTGCAGGAACTAAAGACGTTAGAGGTGTGCTAGGGAACAAGCAGGCTGGCAAAGAAACGAGTTTTTCTGTAAGAGCAATTCTTTGGCTTTAGATGGCTAAGAAGACCAGTGTGCTCCTGATCAGCTGaggcatttttaaagataatttttcagAATATATCTCTGCATTGATTTTTCTAACCTGGGATGCAGTCTTCTGAACTAGAGGGACTTGAATCAAAgggtaagaattttatttctaaattcatGGTTCTGTCTCTGTAAAACCACCTGCAAGACCAACTCTTAGGAAAGGGCCATGGGTTGGAAGTTCCACTGGGTAGATATGGTCTGGAAAAGTTAACATTCCCCAGAATATTTAACTTGAAGTTGACACTGAAGGAGTGTGAGTAACTGGTTGATCAAATGCATCAGTGTAGTCTATTCTCATATTGCCTTTTTTTCACATGggacaaaatttcttttttttttttttaagatttatttattttttattacaaagtcagatatatagagaggaggagagacagaggggaagatcttatgtccgatgattcactccccaagtgagccgcaatggccagtgcctgccgatccgatgccgggaaacaggtacttccaggtctcccacataggtgcagtgtcccaagactttgggctgtcctcgattgctttcccaggccacaagcagggagctggatgggaagtggagctgccgggactagaacaggcgcctatatgggatcctggcgcgttcaaggcgatgactttagccactaggccacaccgccgggctgGGACAAAATTTCTTTAGAAATGCGAACACTTGAATGAGAACCAGAGTTCAGTTAGACCCTTGAATTGTTGGTGAAAAGGACAACTTCAGGTGATATGTGTACTAACAGCCTCAATTCTTATGACCCATTTCACAGTTGGGTAGTTGAAGTACAAACAGGCTGGATTCACTGATACTCTTGAAGGTTTATAGCCGGTCAAGCTTGCATTCTCATATCCTTTGTTAGTTGAAGACTGTAGACTCAATTTTTTTTGTGTGCTATTGTTTCATTCACTGCTAGTAGCACTTCAAAATTAAGGAACACCGAGAAGGTAAATAACCTTTCCAAGGCAACTCAACCAGGCAGTGGAAAGATGCAAGAATTTAGACCTATAGGGAATCTGGTTCAAATTCTAATCCTGGTAGAATGGGAATTACAGTCTTCACAAAATTAGTTTTCTACTGTTTTTGGTCAACTTGCTGTTAGTGACATCATTATAATACTGAGTTATCACCACTTAAGATCCAAGAATGGGATATTTGAAGGTAGAATTTCCCGGCTTTTTCATTCCTAAGTTTAAGTTATGCTTCGTAAGGGGTTGGTGTTTGGTGTataaactgccacttgggatacctgtgttccatattggagtgtcttacactgaatgcagctgcctgctgggagagcagtagtAAAGCTCAAGTaagtggctctctgtcactcaggtgggagacctggatgagttctCAGCTTCGGGTTTCAGCCTCACTCAACCCTGGCTCTCTCCTTTTCACAtggaagttaaaaataataatgaatagtCTTTGCAAACATGACATTGATCAGATGATGATGACTTCAGGTGCTCCAAATCTTAATAGTGTCTGCATCTGGAGAAAGTGGGGGTTAGGTTAAATGTTTCTGGACTGTTTTAACAAGAGCTGCTTGCTCACTGTGATCATGTCCATATTGTCACACAGGTGGAAAAGATCATGGTTGCTGGCTGTAACCAGAGTAATAGTGCAACAGAATTCATCCTGGCAGGCTTCCCCAATCTCAACAGCACCAGTGCGGAactgttttctgtgtttcttcttgtctATGTACTGACTCTGACAGGCAATGTATTGATCGTGGGTGTGGTAGGTGCTGATACTCGACTACAGACCCCCATGTACTTCTTTCTGGGTAACCTGTCCTGCCTAGAGATTTTGCTCACTTCTGTCATCATTCCTAAGATGCTAAACAATTTCCTTTCAAGGCAATACACTATTTCCTTTGTAGCATGTATCACCCAGTTCTATTTCTACTTCTTTCTTGGCGCCTCTGAGTTCCTcttgctggctgtcatgtctgtgGATCGCTACCTGGCCATCTGCCATCCTTTGCGCTACCCGTTGCTCATGAGTGGAGCTGTGTGCTTGCGCGTGGCTCTGGCCTGCTGGGTGGGCGGACTCCTCCCAGTGCTCGGTCCCACAGTGGTTGTGGCCTCGCTTCCTTTCCGTAAACAGGATGCTGTGGTGCAGCATTTCTTCTGTGACAGTGGCCCACTGCTCCGTCTGGCATGCACAAACACCAGGAAACTGGAGGAGACGGATTTTGTCCTGGCCTGTCTCGTCATTGTTTCCTCGCTGACGATCACTGCCACGTCCTATGGCCAcataatcctggctgttgtgcgcATTCCCTCGGTCTCAGGCCGCCAGAAAGCCTTCTCCACCTGCACCTCCCACTTGATGGTAGTGACCCTTTTCTACGGCAGCGCCATCTTTCTCTACGTGCGGCCGTCACAGAGCGGCTCAGTGGAAGCTAACTGGTCAGTAACAGTGATCACCACGTTCGTGACACCGCTGCTGAATCCATTCATCTATGCCTTGCGCAATGAGGGTGTCAAGCAAGCCCTGAAGGACGTGTTTAGAAAGGTAGCAATGGGCTCTTCAGGAAATCTTGTACTTGCTAAGATTTTCAGTAAGAAAGCAGGAAGGTGAAAATGAAGGAACTCAGTAATCAGTCTCAAGTCTCAACAGCCCCAGTTTCCACTCTTatctccatcatcatcatcatgatcaTTGCAAAGTCATCAAGTCTACCCTATCTCTCTCAGGTAAAACTTCTTGATTCTGTATTATACCTAATTATACTCCACGTGGTTGTTGATATATCATGATTCATAAAACCATCATTTTCTAAGACCTTCCTACATGTGAAAGCTTAACTTAAGGGTCTATAGCCAACTTAGGAAATCTAAGGAGGGGGCTTCAGGAAATTTATAGCTACCTAAATTTCATGTGTTTGCACATATATGAATTTATCTGGGAAGAGGCTTATAGCCTTAATTAAATATTTAGATTTATCTGTGTATCCCTtgttttcaaagttaaaaaaagattaaatagcTCAGTTGAACTTTCCTATTGCTTATGTAAATCAAgaaactttaagaaaaatttccttataatcaaaaaaaataaaataggttatCTGGACATTTTTGTACACACTTCACAGAAGAAATTATATTCACCACTAGAAAACAGCAATAACTATTCTTGGAAACGGTAGCTGCCTTTGCAAAGGCACATCACTGAGGGAGTTCATGAATAACAGTGTTTAGTGTACTTTTCTGATTTGTACTTTATTGAAAAAATGTTAGGcataatttattttgttgcttgattacattcatttatttgtatttatttatttattttttttgcattcttaCATCTGTTGTCTTAAGTCTTTGCTTTAGTAAAATTTGGATTGGGCTGAGGGACTTAGTACcacagaaagccttgggaccctgcatccacgtgggagacctggaagaggctctgggctattggctttggatcagttcagctctgtctgttgcggccacttcgggagtgaatcaatggatggaagatcattcggGCTCTcatcctctccatatatctgactttccaataaaaataaataaatcttgggcccggcggcgtggcctagcagctaaagtcctcgccttgaaagccccaggatcccatatgggcgctggttctaatcctggcagctccacttcccatccagctccctgcttttggcttgggaaagcagtcgaggacggcccaatgctttgggacactgcacccacgtgggagacctggaagaggttcctggttcccggcatcggatcagcgcgcacctgcccgttgcggctcacttggggagtgaatcatcggacggaagatcttcctctctgtctctcctctctgtatatctgactttgtaataaaatgaataaaatcttaaaaaaaaaactttaaacaaaTTACAACCATCGTACCTTCCAAGAAATAGAAATTGTGGTTCAGTGAATACCTTAAAAGAGAATTAGGGTTTCTATTTGTAGTGTCCTTGGAAATCTCAGGGACAAATAATCATTTATTCATGCATGAAAAAAGTTTTATTAGATGTTTTTGCTGAACCCTGTGATATACAAATTTATGCTAAGGAGCAAGCAGGTCCACGAGAGGCCACGAGCCAGAGCCTGGGAGAACACCAGCAACCATGTGAGGCAGAGCAGGAACGTGCGAGCCTCTTCCCCACCATGAGCTTTAAGGGGCTGAGGAGGGGAGTGGTTATTCAACAACAACACTGGTGCCCCTTAGGTTCCAGGTAATGACAGGTGAGCATCATCTGACTCACAGATGGGCAGAAA from Ochotona princeps isolate mOchPri1 chromosome 6, mOchPri1.hap1, whole genome shotgun sequence encodes the following:
- the LOC101525425 gene encoding olfactory receptor 6S1; the protein is MVAGCNQSNSATEFILAGFPNLNSTSAELFSVFLLVYVLTLTGNVLIVGVVGADTRLQTPMYFFLGNLSCLEILLTSVIIPKMLNNFLSRQYTISFVACITQFYFYFFLGASEFLLLAVMSVDRYLAICHPLRYPLLMSGAVCLRVALACWVGGLLPVLGPTVVVASLPFRKQDAVVQHFFCDSGPLLRLACTNTRKLEETDFVLACLVIVSSLTITATSYGHIILAVVRIPSVSGRQKAFSTCTSHLMVVTLFYGSAIFLYVRPSQSGSVEANWSVTVITTFVTPLLNPFIYALRNEGVKQALKDVFRKVAMGSSGNLVLAKIFSKKAGR